Genomic DNA from Cucurbita pepo subsp. pepo cultivar mu-cu-16 chromosome LG13, ASM280686v2, whole genome shotgun sequence:
ATAGATCCAGGGATTTATCTGTTGATGTACTTCTTCGATCAACGGACCTCGTATAACTGTCACGGGAACCTGAAAAGTCGAAGAAAGTTGTCTCTCATGAGAATTATGTTTGATGCCTAAGGTCCTTATTCCGGCGAGGAAACATACCTGTTTATTGGGAACTATGGGAAATGTCCCATTTGGACGGAAAATATAAGCCCCAGCATTCTGAAAATgttaccaatggagttagaaATCAAATAACTGGAATAACCATTTTCAAATAACAGTCTACCTGTGGAGCTTTGTCCCGTCTTCCATCATATCCTGAATAGTAGCTGTATGATTGATCAACCAATTCATCAACCTTcaatgattaaaaatagatATGTCAGCTACATAAACTCACAggttcttccttccttccttctctttttttcaagaagagggctcaaaatgaagaacagttCGGTGTTTTTGCATAAGAATGTTATGCAAAATAAACTTGTAGAGTTGCATAAGATTGTTTGTTAGAATTCATACCGATCTCTTGCTGTTTCCATAAACAATTTTTCCTTGATCTGCAGAAAATTTAAGCTGCAGGTTTCCGTTACCGACTTGAAAAGTGGAAATATCACCGCTCGGAAATGTATGAACAgaagattttattgaattaacgCCTGCACCAAAGTGTGACAATGACATGAGTTCCTATAACGGTCtagatccactgctagtagatattgtcctctttgggccttccctttcgggcttcccctcaaggctttaaaacgcgtctattagaggaaggtttccacacccttataaagggtgttttgttctcctccccaactaatgtgggacatcacaatccaccccccttcgaggcccagcgtcctcgctgacactcgttcctttctccaattgatgtgggacacCCTCCAAAtacacccccctttggggccagcgtccttattggcacaccgcctcgtgtctacccctcttcggggaacagcgagaaggttggcacatcatccgatgtctgactctgatacaatttgtaacggcccagatccaccgctagcgggtattgtcctctttgggctttccctttcgggcttccccttggCACATCatccaatgtctggctctgataccatttgtaacagcccaaatctACCGCTAACagttattgtcctctttgggctttccctttcgggcttcccctcaaggctctaaaacgcgtctactaggggaaggtttccacacccttataaagcgtgttttgttctcctccccaaccgatgtgggacatcacagttTCAATGGTGTNGGAGCTTATGcacaaagtagacaatatcataccattgtggagagtcgtgattcctaaccttctagatatatattttctaattttactCTCTTTGAGATTTGTTGAACAATTGGAGATCTTTTTTAGTAACTCGGGTTCCTTTTTTCCATCATTCCTTTTCATGACATGAAGGTTCTTATTCAATGAAATTAAGAGCCAAAAGGATTTGGAAGAAtacgagaaaagaaaatacgagATCTAACCATGACAGGAACCAAAAGGGATGTATGATCCATGgtgtttacaaaagaccttcccCAATGAGTATAACTATAGGGAGCAGAAATATTAGACAGTTTACATCAAGATATAACTTGGTATACAATATTGTCGAAAAGTTTTGTGTAGGTTTGTGTCTTTTCTGCAAATATTCTCTGATTTCTTTCTACAAATGAAGGTATTAGNcagtgtgccagtaagaacgccggaccccaaaggggggtggatttgggggtggtcccacatcgattggaggaaggaaagagtgccagcgaggacgatgggccccgaaggggggtggattgtgatgtctcacattggttggggaggagaacaaatcaccctttataagagtgtggaaaccttcccctagtagacgttaaaaatatattattttgcttaattattaataatatatttataattatattattatgataatatttatttcctaCATCATGAATACTTCTATAAAGTTCATACACTTACTATTGTACTCAAATATTTGattagataattattttacaataatactaataaagattaaattttctacggatattaataaatatttcaaataatattaaattgtaattatAAGCTAAATTATTTGCTAAGAGACTTTGCAGCATATGTTCAGTCAATGCCCCTCCTTTCAACCTGTAGTGTCGGAACACCATATGTAGAACAAATCAGGCATTCTGTTATACACTCTTAAGTCTCATCTTATACATTTGCTACTTGGCTTGCTTGCTCAAAATAAGAGTATAAGAGATTATGCAGTAAACTTACAGTAAATTCTACTTCAACGtgctctttttccttttgaagtcTGGTTACCTACAAATGTTAAAATGGCAAGAACCGAAAATATTAATCGCTGTAGTAAAACGTAAGACGACTTACGTTCCAGAGATTCAATTTTACGACAACGAGATAGCGACCCAAGAGATTTTTTTCTCAGTTGACTAATTCTTAATACAGTTGACCAAAAAAATGATCCAAAATTTCCAAATGCTTTAGCTTTCACGTTCAGATCTCATTatctaatttagggaatgataatgggtttataaacaaagaatactctctccattggtatgaggccttttggggaagcccaaagcaaggCCATGAGGAGCTTATGcacaaagtagacaatatcataccattgtggagagtcgtgattcctaaccttctagatatatattttctaattttactCTCTTTGAGATTTGTTGAACAATTGGAGATCTTTTTTAGTAACTCGGGTTCCTTTTTTCCATCATTCCTTTTCATGACATGAAGGTTCTTATTCAATGAAATTAAGAGCCAAAAGGATTTGGAAGAAtacgagaaaagaaaatacgagATCTAACCATGACAGGAACCAAAAGGGATGTATGATCCATGgtgtttacaaaagaccttcccCAATGAGTATAACTATAGGGAGCAGAAATATTAGACAGTTTACATCAAGATATAACTTGGTATACAATATTGTCGAAAAGTTTTGTGTAGGTTTGTGTCTTTTCTGCAAATATTCTCTGATTTCTTTCTACAAATGAAGGTATTAGTAATAGTAATATAAGACCGTcctatataaaagaaataccataaaagaagaacaaaaaacactaaaacaagataatttaattattatcatgaacatgaacaagaTTATTACCTGATAGATCCAGGGATTTATCTGTTGATGTACTTCTTCGATCAACGGACCTCGTATAACTGTCACGGGAACCTGAAAAGTCGAAGAAAGTTGTCTCTCATGAGAATTATGTTTGATGCCTAAGGTCCTTATTCCGGCGAGGAAACATACCTGTTTATTGGGAACTATGGGAAATGTCCCATTTGGACGGAAAATATAAGCCCCAGCATTCTGAAAATgttaccaatggagttagaaATCAAATAACTGGAATAACCATTTTCAAATAACAGTCTACCTGTGGAGCTTTGTCCCGTCTTCCATCATATCCTGAATAGTAGCTGTATGATTGATCAACCAATTCATCAACCTTcaatgattaaaaatagatATGTCAGCTACATAAACTCACAggttcttccttccttccttctctttttttcaagaagagggctcaaaatgaagaacagttCGGTGTTTTTGCATAAGAATGTTATGCAAAATAAACTTGTAGAGTTGCATAAGATTGTTTGTTAGAATTCATACCGATCTCTTGCTGTTTCCATAAACAATTTTTCCTTGATCTGCAGAAAATTTAAGCTGCAGGTTTCCGTTACCGACTTGAAAAGTGGAAATATCACCGCTCGGAAATGTATGAACAgaagattttattgaattaacgCCTGCACCAAAGTGTGACAATGACATGAGTTCCTATAACGGTCtagatccactgctagtagatattgtcctctttgggccttccctttcgggcttcccctcaaggctttaaaacgcgtctattagaggaaggtttccacacccttataaagggtgttttgttctcctccccaactaatgtgggacatcacaatccaccccccttcgaggcccagcgtcctcgctgacactcgttcctttctccaattgatgtgggacacCCTCCAAAtacacccccctttggggccagcgtccttattggcacaccgcctcgtgtctacccctcttcggggaacagcgagaaggttggcacatcatccgatgtctgactctgatacaatttgtaacggcccagatccaccgctagcgggtattgtcctctttgggctttccctttcgggcttccccttggCACATCatccaatgtctggctctgataccatttgtaacagcccaaatctACCGCTAACagttattgtcctctttgggctttccctttcgggcttcccctcaaggctctaaaacgcgtctactaggggaaggtttccacacccttataaagcgtgttttgttctcctccccaaccgatgtgggacatcacagttTCAATGGTGTTCCAACTTCcactgtgatgtcccacattggttggggaggagaacaaatcaccctttataagagtgtggaaaccttcccctagtagacgtgttttaaagccttgaggggaagcccgaaagggaaagcccaaagaggacaatatctgctagcggtggatctgggtcgttacaaatggtatcagagccagtcaccggacgatgtgccagccttctcgctgttccccgtagggggtagacacgaggcagtgtgccagtaagaacgccggaccccaaaggggggtggatttgggggtggtcccacatcgattggaggaaggaaagagtgccagcgaggacgatgggccccgaaggggggtggattgtgatgtctcacattggttggggaggagaacaaatcaccctttataagagtgtggaaaccttcccctagtagacgcgtttttaaggccttgaggggaagcccaaagaggacaatatctgctagcggtggatctgggtcgttacatccACATACAATTTAGTTCAAACATGAAACAACCCTGTTAAGCCAACCTGCCCTGGTGGAGGTTGAGATAATATATGTGCTGAAGCCAAATGGTGGAACTGAAACTGGAAATGCAAGCCAAAATTTTGGAGTTGCAGTAGGATTGTTGCCTAAGTAGGCCTTTACATGATAATTCCTCAAGTGCATGTTTGCATCAGCAATAGGAAGGAGTTGTGACTCGATTACTCTCCCTTCAGAATCTTTAGCTGCAACATCTTCACTGATAACCTGTAGCCGTTTATAATTTGcaactataaatatttgagaaaattttaatataatgcCAAAATGATCGAAGGCTATCAAGATATGGATAGAACattctaatataaaaaagatgttaagcatgtaaagaaaatttacATAAATCATTATTCAAGAACACATTTCAATGATAAAGTCTTACAGACATTTGCGTAGTGAcaaattgtaacagcccaaatccaccgctagtaaatattgtcctctttggactttgtctttcaggcttcccctcaaggattttaaaacgcgtctactagggagagatttccacacccttataaagaatgttttgttctcctccccaaccaatgtgagatccctcaattggtttttattttctttatttttaataatgttaaatCAAGCAGGGTAAAAGATNATAACGGTCtagatccactgctagtagatattgtcctctttgggccttccctttcgggcttcccctcaaggctttaaaacgcgtctattagaggaaggtttccacacccttataaagggtgttttgttctcctccccaactaatgtgggacatcacaatccaccccccttcgaggcccagcgtcctcgctgacactcgttcctttctccaattgatgtgggacacCCTCCAAAtacacccccctttggggccagcgtccttattggcacaccgcctcgtgtctacccctcttcggggaacagcgagaaggttggcacatcatccgatgtctgactctgatacaatttgtaacggcccagatccaccgctagcgggtattgtcctctttgggctttccctttcgggcttccccttggCACATCatccaatgtctggctctgataccatttgtaacagcccaaatctACCGCTAACagttattgtcctctttgggctttccctttcgNGAGATCCCTCAattggtttttattttctttatttttaataatgttaaatCAAGCAGGGTAAAAGATCATACAGTCGATGAGAAATTTAGTGGCACTCACAGGTATTCGTATGATATCATTCCTAGTCCATCCAAGAGAGTTGTAGATAACAACAACCTAAATATGATcaaaaaacacaataattGATTAGATTGTGCTCTAAAGATCACAGAACAtagttttttctatttaagaGAAACAATAGGATTACCAAATCTTTTCCTTGAGATAGATCAAGTTCTGATGCAGGACAATAGCTTACATTTAGAAGGGGGCACTACAAAGCCAGAGAAAAGAACAAACTCAatgaacaaatcaaaacaactTTATCATGGCTAATGATGTAACTTGATCTACTATATAGATATGAACTTGAGAACATTGATGAACAGTTTTGATCTACTAATTTGTGGTGTGATAAGCTTAAGATGTAATGGTAACACCATCAATTTAATTCAACATAGACTTCAGTGAAAATTCTTCAATCGTAATTATAACTAACCGAAGGCCCATAAACAGTTGCTATCATTTGATAACTCTTTCGTTTTGGGAACACTCATGGAGTGTCTTCGAAATGAAAATTGCCATTTTAGCTACAGTTTAGAGtttattacttttctttttatttggtgTCCTGCAAATATTGACCTTTCTAAATAGGTCTTAGAGTAGAATTTGTATCCTGCCTCTATAATTGCTTTCTCACTCTCTATTTTCTCTAGATGGCATATTTCCTTTCTCgattctttttctctccttttcacACTTTTAACCTTTACCCTTTACGTTTCTGAACCCACAACTAGTGTAACAGCTCAggttcaccgctagtagatatcgtcctctttggatttcctctcaaggttttaaaacgcgtcaactagggagaggtttccacacccttataagaaatgtttcgttcccctcaccaaccaatgtgggatctcataatccaccccccttgggagcccaacaTCCTAGCTGGCGCACcgtccggtgtttggctctgataccatttgaaatagctcaagcccaccgctagcagatattgtcctctttgggcttcccctcaaggttttaaaacgcatcaactagggagaggtttccacactcttataagaaatgttttgttcccctcaccaaccaatgtgggatctcacaatccaccccccttgggggccagtgtcctcgttggcacaccgcccggtgtctggctctgataccatttgtaatagcccaagcccaccgctagcggatattgccttctttgggcttcccctcaaggattTGAAACGCGTcgactagggagaggtttccacacccttataagaaatgctttgttcccctcaccaaccaatgtgagatctcacaatccaccccccttgggggccagcgtccttgctagcacaccgcccgatgtctggctttaataccatttgtaatagcccaagcccaccgctagcagatattgtcttctttgggcttcccctcaaggctttaaaacgcgtcgactagggagaggttttcacactcttataagaaatacttcgttccactctccaaccaacttgggatctcacaactagAAGTCATCCTAACTTtccaaacaacaaaataaggTTGCTAAGGTCTTTTTGATCATTGCCTGTTGGAACTTTGTAGTCGGGTTACCACATTCAGAATATGGAGTAGACTCCACTAAGCAAGCAAGTGCAGATGCCACTAACTTCTCAGCCTGCAGAAATATAGTTGagtagattaaaaaataagctCAAAAGTTTAAAGTATTTCTGGAACAAAGTCAGCAAAGCACCTCCTTATAGCCTATCCACAGTCGTTTTGCATAATCATTTGCTACATGCTGCTTTTCTGTACCGGTAACTGCATCATGATGTTGAGAAATTGCTAAGGCATCAGCCAAATAATCCGTATTTGAGCCTGTGCTACTCCTTCCTATGAAAAACTCCAGTTGCCTTGCTGCCTGATGACACAGCATAACATTATAGTCACAACTTATGTTAAACCCAAAGTTTTGTAGTAAATATAACTGCAAAGCTAAATGGCAGATACCAGATAATAACCACTCATCATTCTGACAAAGTACTTGAAGGATGGCCTACTTGTGAAGTATCCTGTCCAGTAAGCATTTTCACGATCTGCATAGCTGATATAAAATCTTCAACTTTAAGAGAAATTGAATGTGAGAAAACAGATTCTCCATACTTAAACTTCAATCAAACTTACGGAAAAAAGTCATCAGTCTTGACTGGCCAGGAACTATTTGTAGCAAATTTTGCAGAAGTGTAAACGGATGGAGTCGAGTACAAAGCATTTACACGTCCATCCTGGAATTGTACAATATGAAATCAGTAATAGGAAAGCAAAAAATAGTCAAtgttgttgaggattgttgggaggaagtcccacattggctaatttagggaatgatcatggatttataagtaaggaatacatctccattggtatgaggccttttgggggagcccaaagcaaagccatgagagcttatgctcaaagtggacaatattatactattgtggagattcgttaTTCCGAAAAAATATGGATATAGATTTCCATGATAATGCCTAAAGCACTTACATGTTCACCTAAATTTTGTAATCCTTCCAGAAACAAAGCTAAGTAGCATTGAAAAGTGCCTTGTTAGATCTATTTAGAGGTCCTCTTGTACTGAATGAGCCTCCTTAGATGTTATTAGTTCAATGAATGGTATTCTCGTTCTGTGGGACAGTCCATCATGTTGGACCAACGATGTGATACAATGTGCTGTCTCTTCTCTGTCCATTAATATCTCATTAGATGATGATTTTTCCTTCTGGCTTTTTGGTATCTATAGATGAACTAGTTCGTcttgatattgtcctccttgggctttcccttgagGGGAgggagcagatattgtccgcctTGGACTTCCCCTTAAGTGgagctagcaaatattgtcctctttgggagctagcaaatattgtcctctttgggcttccccttgaGAGgagctagcaaatattatcgtCTTTGGGAGATAGCAGATTGGgagctagcaaatattgtcctctttgggtttccccttgAGGGgagctagcaaatattgtcctctttgggagcaatataatattgtcttctttgggcttctccttgAGTGGaggtaaatattgtcctcgtcctctttgggcttctccttgAGTGGaggtaaatattgtcctctttgggctggGCTTCTCCTTGAGTGGAGGTAGCAGAtattgggcttcccctcaaggctttaaaacgcgtctattaggggaaggtttccacacccttataaagggtgttctgttctcctccccaaccaacgtgggacatcacacactacttcattattttttcttttttcttttttctcacaTCTTTTTGGAAGTTTGTATCCCTTGAACATTTAATCCATTACATTATATCactgagaaattattattgttattttgttagaaattgttcattgagaaaaaaatgaataacaaggacatacaaaaaaaaacaagtccAACAAAAAGTGGGAGCCCAAGAACTAACTACAAAAAGGACCCCAATCcagcaaaatcaaaacaagaccaggataaattatagaaaatactatgtttcaaaaatacccctcaactttaaaaaaagttttagtaatacccttaaaactttcaaaaatagtTTACAAATACCTTATCGTTAGTTTTTAGACGGAAATCGTTAgtactttatttcaaaaacactcctgaactttcaaaattctcattaaagcctttaaacttaaaaaaaaactcttataGTTAATAATATGAATGAAAACTGTTAGTATCTCGTTTAAAACACTATCCCCATTCCTActcccttttcattttctatctcGGTAAAATTACCAACTTCTTTTTGCAGGACTTCCCCAagaggcctcataccaatgaagatagtattcctc
This window encodes:
- the LOC111808535 gene encoding probable alpha-mannosidase At5g13980; amino-acid sequence: MSLSHFGAGVNSIKSSVHTFPSGDISTFQVGNGNLQLKFSADQGKIVYGNSKRSVDELVDQSYSYYSGYDGRRDKAPQNAGAYIFRPNGTFPIVPNKQVPVTVIRGPLIEEVHQQINPWIYQVTRLQKEKEHVEVEFTVERRGID